The genomic interval AAATTCAAATAGCTAAATggtccatggtatgaccatcatAAAACAATTCCATGTTAGTGTAGTAGTCAGTCCCTGACTTTCAGCTTAATATTGCTATAACGTAAAATAGTGtttgcatatacacacacactccacaggaTTTCTCAAGAAACGTTGGTTTATTTCATGGTAAAACGTGACCTTCCAGACAGTAACATTGTAACTTAGATACAACTATGAAAGTAAGCTCGGAATGTAACGGAATCTGAATGATCCTCAGCATGATGCTGTTTGTGCATGATAACCGTAGGACAGGAATGTCTCAGTGGAAATAATACTATGTTAGTACCTTTGTTGATCACTATTCTAGAGCAGTTAGTGGACCTCCAACATGTAGACAGACATGGCTACATGTTACTCAGGGCCATAATAGTGTGTGGTGTGTCAGGCAGCGTTGTATGACAGCCACTCCAGGTATTCAGTGGTGGAAGAGTCTCAGGTTGGTGTGCACCAGGGTGATGCCCTGCTCATTACAGGCATTGATCACCACCTCGTCAGCTGTGGACCCAGCCGGGGCAGCAATGTACTCCACACCACTctacagagacagacacctcAGAATAATCAGTCCATGTGGGCGTCAAACAGAAAAGACCTTGGAAGGTACTAGAAGGCTAGAGACCAACTAAAGAACCAAAAGCAGAAAGTCGGCCATCTTAGACTAGTGAAAAGTAATAATTCAGCAGTGTTTACCCGTTTGGCACGGTCCACGTTGTCTCTGAAGGGGAAGAAGGCGTCAGAGCTGAGGGCTACAGCCTGTAGAGAGCTCAGCCAGTTCCTCTTCTCAGTCTCATCCAGAGGCTCTGGGACCTCCTCATACATGGCCTTCCATACTGCCAGGTCTGGACCCTGAACACAGAGGAGttagagagcaggacagactcATCTGGAATTTGATTTTTTAAAtagacagacacctacagtagGAACCTACACAAAACATACAGCAGAACTGTACATCCGACAACAACCATTTCAGATGCGTAGAGTGCATGTCCCTAATTGACCTCTGACCCCCTCACCTCTCCGATGGTGCCGCTGACATACTGATCGATGGCATTGGCCATCTCCGCCCGCTTCACTCCACTCCTGAACCTCATGCCCAACACCCGCGGGTGGTGCCTCAGCCACCAGTTATCAGCCTTGTCCCCTGCCAGCCGCGTGCAGTGGATACGAGACTGCTGACCCGCACCGATCCCAATCACCTGgtacacagggagaggagacggattGTGACCCAGAAAAACCACAGTACATAGTGTTGAATGTTTCAAAATTCCTTTGGAAAAAGGTAAACAAGGATGTAGGTGACAACAAGGGGAAACTCAGTGCCCAAACACTATTTCAACAGGAACCTCccatgtctcctccctctccaggttgGTTACCTGTCCATCCTTGGCATAGCAGACAGAGTTGGACTGGGTGTACTTCACTGTGATGCTGGCCACGATCAGGTCACGCAGCGCCTCCACCGACAGCTTAAACAGGAGACCGACAAAAGGTCAGAACAGGTGAGCATCTCACACACTATCAAGACACGCACAAACCACAAAGACTCACCGCGCCCTTGGAGACGACGTTGCTGAAGAGATCCTTGTCAATGACAGCTCCATTCCTCTTCTGTTTGAGGTGGAGGCCAAAGAGAACTCTGACCTCTGGCTCGTCTGGCTCATAGGCTGGGTCCATCTGACAGATTTAGACATGCAGCACCCCCAACCGGTGAGAAGATTCAAATAAACTTCAAACTTATTTTTTCTAGGAAAGGCTGCAACATAGGATGATCACCAACTGCTTTTCCATGtccaaccatacctggagaacacagtaGTTTCCATTCTTCTTCTTGGACAGGATTCTGAGGGCCTCTTCCTCGTAACCAGGGGCGATGATGCCATCAGAGACCTGAGAATGATAGACAGGGGTTGGAAATGCAGGAAACACCcaggacagacacacaacacCTGGGAAGCCCTACCTCTCTGGATATGATCTTGGCAGTGGGGACGTCACACACGTCAGACAGAGCGATGAAGTCGCCGAAGGAGGACATCCTGTCTGACCCTCTAGCCCGGGCGTAGGCTGTAGCCAGTGGGGTCAGGTTCTTCAGCATGTCATTCACCATACACACCTTGGCCTCCTCATCACTCAGAGGAACACCCACCGCAGCCCctagagagggagaagacagccTAGGTCAATGTTACTGGGATTCCTTGCAATCTTGTTGGCATATGCATTGGAAGCTCTGCGTGTCTAACCTGCAGGGCTGACGTGTTTGAAGGAGGTGGCAGAGGGCATGCCCAGGGCACTCTTCAGCTCTCGGACCAGCTGCCAGGCGTTCAGGGCATCACAAAGGTTAATGAACCCAGGAGAACCATTTACCACTGACAGAGGCAGAAATGGaatggagagaagggagggtcaATACAGTTAGTCTACCTTAGACGGGACAAGGTCCCCAAAGTCCGCCTGGACGGTTTCAGTTGAACATATGACACCAATTAAAATGAGGGTTGACAATGTTTCCCTATTGTCATTTCCGAGACTGCTGGCTACACAATGAGGGGGGGTGGGAAGCCTACCTGTGAGGGGGAGGGTGGGGCGCAGGGTGTAGAGCTGGGCGGGGGCTTGGTGGGGGTTCATGCCGTAGCGCAGGGGCAGCTGGGATACCCCACGGCTGTACTGGCCCCGGAAGTAGTCTGCGATGGCCTCATCATACTGAGCCGTGTGAGTAAAGGcctgggagagagaatgaggacaACTAGATAGCAGACACCAGGATCCTGTTCATTAGGCAACATATGGAAGAAAAGggactgaaacaggaagggaaAACCTTAATTCCAATAGGAAATGCACATCTGTTTACCTCTGCAAAATGTTTTTCTACGGTGTTCCCTAATGAACATAGCCCAGGGTAAACAGCTGAACCAGACAGCATTGTAACCTATTCCATGATCAAAGCCAACATGGGCTTCTATAGTTTTATCTGGAGGCAGCTTTAATACAAACTATCACTAAGATTTGTAATGCCTTCACAAGAGACACCATGTGCTAAATGTATCCATTCTACTCCATGTAGTCTCAAGACTCAATGTCaaatgcacaagtacagtgaaattatTTTTTGCAagctaaccaacaatgcagtaatcaataacaatgtaatattaaaacaacaaggtagaacaaaaacaatCAAGTAAGCAAACTATATAAAGGgcagttccagtagcatatttaCAATGTCCAGGGATACTGGATCAATAGAATACTGAGGGCTGACCTGAACAACATGGCCCCAAGGACAAGATGGGAGGTTGTGGACTCTGAACTTTACCTCGCATTAACCAACAAACAATCAATTAAACAAAAACCCAATGACCTGATTGCAATTGTGCTTTTTGACTATATAGACTCCATGGTATCTGGTCTACAATTGTGCAAATTGATCCTTTTAACAGAGGGTCAATAATCTGTCAAAGACACAGTATGAGGCCTTCCCCAGTTGTCTGATTTGTCTTAAGACTTCAGTTGTGTCTATGTCCAGTTTGGTTCCTGATAGCATCATTTCTCTATCACTCAACATTCTCTCTGTTCACAGTTGAGGTTGACAGACATGTCTCAACAGGAAGGCAGAAGGAGAGCACATGGAAGTTACACTAGATCTCACCATTCCCAACTTGTCCAGAAAGTAGATTGATATACACGAGACAAAAAggaccatgtaaaaaaaaaagtccaCTTTCAACCCGTGCTTTCAAGTTGCCCTCGTTACCTTCAGGGCCAGAGTCTTGCGGGTGTCCAGGGTCGTGTCTTTAACCTCAgaaccctccatctccacagcgACCAGCTGGTAGTCGGCAGGGTCGCACACAATGGTTACGCGGGCGTGGTTCTTGGCCGCTGCTCGGAGCAGGGTTACCCCACCTGAGGACACAGCCAGGGTCAAACAGGGTAATCACCATGGCAACCTAGGGCATTTCCGGTTATAGAACAGACTTCAGAAAGTAAAATGTAAAGCTGGCCTTAAAAGGTGCAATATGAATGAATTGcgccaccatttcctggttgctaaaatatTTGTTCGCCTAAATTCAGTTTGTGTGCCAAAAGAAGCAAGTATAtggtagagaatcattgtaccatctaaaccgctgtgaattATTTTCAATAACCCCAAATATTGTATTtccagctggtgtacaaaactgaaagtaaaagcaGCAAATGCTAAACTTCACagaaagcatagaaatagtgcacatagaacagatctaccgcttcttatacttgctttcaatgagaacaattgtgtgaatttggtcaggtcggaCAAAAAATTGTTTTTTAAAGTTATTGCAACTTTAACATTCCACTCACCAATATCAATCTGTTCCACTGCATCTTCCACGGTCACATTAGTGTTGGAGATAGTCTTCACAAACGGGTAAAGGTTACACACCACCACCCTGGTCAAAGACCGGCAAAGGAAAGCAATACAAGTCAAGAAATGCAATGCATTTCACTATGTTTCTCTAACCATCTAGGCAATTTGAAATAATGAGTAGCGTGGCTGTTCAATCCCCCACATAGCGTGTGCCCTAGATGACTCAACGAGTAACAATATCTTACAAAGAAAAAAAGGGTGAAGTTTTGACTTTTGTAAATGGGAACATGTGTCAATTAAACAGGTCACATTTTGCAGCCTTGAACCCAAATTGTTAAACATATGTGCCCATAGGATCCAAAGAGAATTCATGGTTTATTTCAGAGGCTGTATGCATTGCACACTTTCTCCTCAAAGCCAATCACATCCCATGAATGTCAAATAGGCAGCTTAAACAGCCAATCAGACTCCCAAAAAATGTAAAGTGTGTAACACGATCAGATGTGTGCAGATGCAGCAGCATTTGAGTCAGCCGGTTATTAGATTAGCAACGCATACTTCGAAGTTTCTCCACTTTACAACCGTACTGCCCTGCATTAGGGCTAAATCTAACAGTCTTGTGCCCGATCACATGCATGGTGTTTTAGGTCTGCTCATTCATACAAAGACTGTTTTTCAAAGACCCCTAAAAACCACATTAAAGCAGTAGTGGctctgggggaaaaaagtatAGAAAAGTTGACTGAGATGGACAAGTCCTACTCTTAACTATTGAGGAAAACACATCTGAGCTTAGATCAATGTCTAGAGCCTAATTTAACCTACTTCCCTGTCTCTTACCTAACCAGACTGTAGCCCAGTTTCTCCATGTCAGCCTTGTCTGAAGGGGTGTGCCGGGCCAAGATGCCCCCATGTACAGCAGGATGCAGGGTCTTCACCCTCCCACCAAGCATCTCTGGATGGCCAGTCAGCTCAGACACATCCCTGGAACAAAAGGGAGATGGATGTTAGGTGATTCAGTGGCACACATTCTCAATTGCATTTAGAGGCTGGGAATGCCACTCATCTGAAAGGTGGTCAATGACTGCAGAATACTAGATAGACCTACTCTTTGAAGTTCCAAACAGTAAGGTGACCTAAAGGAATACATTGTTATCAGCATAACATTGAATCGTTTGAGCATTAGCACAAGAGAACGTTGGTGGCTGAACACTATCAACAAGGATAGATGAGATATTGGAAATGTATGCAAACGGTTACACCTACCGAACAGCCAGTCCTGCATCGCGCAGGGTTTTGGCGGTGCCACCTGATGCGACGAGTGACAGTCCCACGTTCACCAGCCTTTTGGCAAAGTCCAGAAGTCCAGACTTGTCGGACACACTCaacagtgctgtgtgtgtagaATTAAGAGACAAAACGGTGACAAAGTTATAGAGATTGATTGAATGGCACCACTGTGAAACGAAGCTTGCTTTTCAAATATCGGTAAATATGTTGACTCCACTGAGACGTTATCGATAGGTTATTGCTCCTTTGTAGCCACCCGTTGCTAACTAAAATGGAAGCATGTTTTTTGTGGCATGCTAGTTGTAGCTAGCCTACCTAGCCTGTCTAGCACGACGCAAGAAACAATTTAATTGGATATTGACCACGCAGCATAAACACTATTCTCAAACTTGTGCTTCAACATAGACTACTCAGTCTCTAAACTACATTAGCTAAAGCTAgctacaatatatatatttttaatttaaaaagAAGGAGAAAGTTTACCCAGTTCTGAGCAGGCCATGGTTTTGGGTAACGTTCTCTGTCTGGGAATGAGAGACGAGAAGCATGTGTATAGTTGTATCAATTCATGGCATGATGGGAACTTTGTGATTTGACAGGACCGCCCCTTTGACCGGTTTTGACTAAAcgggatacagcttttgtcagATGTGACTTTTCGTTGCAGTCTAGGAGaatttacgcagcaggttaggaaaaTTAACGTGCAGGTTAGAATTAGATTACGGTTAGAAAATATATTTAGGGTTTGCTAGCCATGACCCATTTGTACCCCTCAAACAACCTCTTCGTTGCCTTCTGCGCAGTAAAATTCAAATTCGCTGACTTCTATCCTGAGTCCCAGTAAAAAACACGTTTTggaatttttatatatatatatatttaaacatcAGATAACGGTTTGAGGTGCAAAAAAACATGTTACAAAGGAAAAAATGTGAACACATATATTGTTTTTTGGACTGTATCTGGACTGTAGTGGCCATTAAAACTCGGTTGACTGGAAATATATAAAAAgttaacattacagtaaacatAACAGATTACAAGTAATTAACCAGCTTTTATGTAGCTCTTATTTCATGTATTTATTGCACTGCTCTGAAAACTCACCAAACTAAAAATTGACCTATAAGAAACAATTTGAATATCAAACTGTCAAAAATGATCATTACACAATTACACCATAAGATGTGCTAATTGGGATGGGGGCTATTTTGATTATCAGGGTGACACCCCCCACACATGATATCATTGAAAAGCCCAGAATGTCCTCTCATATGTACTTCATgacctaaccctgtatctctaaTGGCATTAGAGATACAGACCAAAACACATGTCCATTTGAGACAAAAATGATTTGCTGGGGATATGACTATGGGTCGAATAAACGGATCCCACAAATGATCTTGACCACATGCCACCACCACACAATTAGGCCAGAGAGATTTAGGCTATTTGAAATGATAACAATGTGAGATTTTAGACTCTCGCTCTGCCACTGGAGGGTGAGTTTACACCACTATAGAAGGACCATATGGGCAAATAGTGGTGCTGTTGATCAGAGAGAACTAAACACACTAAAGTGAATGCTCAGTAGACATCCACCATTTTACtttaataaatccattat from Oncorhynchus keta strain PuntledgeMale-10-30-2019 unplaced genomic scaffold, Oket_V2 Un_contig_23193_pilon_pilon, whole genome shotgun sequence carries:
- the LOC127921701 gene encoding bifunctional purine biosynthesis protein ATIC-like produces the protein MACSELALLSVSDKSGLLDFAKRLVNVGLSLVASGGTAKTLRDAGLAVRDVSELTGHPEMLGGRVKTLHPAVHGGILARHTPSDKADMEKLGYSLVRVVVCNLYPFVKTISNTNVTVEDAVEQIDIGGVTLLRAAAKNHARVTIVCDPADYQLVAVEMEGSEVKDTTLDTRKTLALKAFTHTAQYDEAIADYFRGQYSRGVSQLPLRYGMNPHQAPAQLYTLRPTLPLTVVNGSPGFINLCDALNAWQLVRELKSALGMPSATSFKHVSPAGAAVGVPLSDEEAKVCMVNDMLKNLTPLATAYARARGSDRMSSFGDFIALSDVCDVPTAKIISREVSDGIIAPGYEEEALRILSKKKNGNYCVLQMDPAYEPDEPEVRVLFGLHLKQKRNGAVIDKDLFSNVVSKGALSVEALRDLIVASITVKYTQSNSVCYAKDGQVIGIGAGQQSRIHCTRLAGDKADNWWLRHHPRVLGMRFRSGVKRAEMANAIDQYVSGTIGEGPDLAVWKAMYEEVPEPLDETEKRNWLSSLQAVALSSDAFFPFRDNVDRAKRSGVEYIAAPAGSTADEVVINACNEQGITLVHTNLRLFHH